A genome region from Chryseobacterium sp. G0186 includes the following:
- a CDS encoding NADH-quinone oxidoreductase subunit J, whose product MDQFLFFLVAFLAVSSAVYFVFAKNPLYAILSLIVTMFSIAGMYILLNAQFLAIIQIIVYAGAIMVLFLYILMMLNLNKGDESKKNNTLKFVGVFTAGLLLLGVLGVFRGIKDNHVVVENVDRGVGLTKNLGRLLFNEYVLPFELASILILAGIVGAVLIGKKDL is encoded by the coding sequence ATGGATCAGTTTTTATTTTTCTTGGTGGCCTTTTTAGCAGTGTCAAGTGCAGTTTACTTTGTATTTGCAAAAAATCCTTTATATGCTATTTTGTCATTAATTGTTACGATGTTTTCAATTGCCGGAATGTACATTCTTTTAAATGCTCAGTTCTTAGCAATTATTCAGATTATAGTGTACGCTGGTGCCATCATGGTACTATTCCTTTATATCCTAATGATGCTTAACCTTAATAAAGGAGACGAAAGTAAGAAGAACAATACTTTAAAGTTTGTTGGAGTTTTTACAGCAGGTCTTCTCTTACTGGGTGTTTTAGGAGTATTCAGAGGAATTAAAGACAACCACGTGGTAGTAGAGAATGTAGACAGAGGTGTGGGTCTTACGAAGAATCTTGGTAGACTTTTGTTTAATGAATATGTTTTACCGTTTGAGCTTGCTTCCATCCTAATTTTGGCAGGTATTGTAGGCGCGGTATTAATCGGTAAAAAAGATTTATAA
- the nuoK gene encoding NADH-quinone oxidoreductase subunit NuoK, whose protein sequence is MGEVNTFIQSIPLDYFIILCSVLFCLGVMGVLLRKNAIVILGCVELMLNSVNLLLAAFSAYKGNGDGQLLVFFIMVVAAAEVAVGLAIIAMLYRNTRSVDVSIFNKLRG, encoded by the coding sequence ATGGGAGAAGTAAATACATTTATACAAAGCATCCCTTTGGACTACTTCATCATCCTTTGTTCAGTATTGTTCTGCTTAGGAGTGATGGGCGTATTGCTTAGAAAAAATGCTATTGTGATTCTGGGCTGTGTAGAGCTTATGCTAAATTCTGTAAACCTTTTGTTGGCAGCATTTTCAGCATATAAAGGCAACGGCGACGGACAGCTTTTAGTTTTCTTCATTATGGTAGTTGCTGCTGCTGAAGTAGCAGTAGGTTTGGCAATTATTGCTATGCTGTATAGAAACACCCGTTCTGTAGATGTGAGTATATTTAATAAATTAAGAGGATAA
- a CDS encoding NADH-quinone oxidoreductase subunit N, with product MSVLIIVFLTAVVALFSGVFEQGKFARYIGILGLIIALYVSFMPECSFFDHYKHMYEYSANTALFTKISIVTTLLLFFLGGFAFSNHRSHQSELYALMLFALCGGIVLFGYQNLVTMFLGVEILSIPLYVMAGANKTDLRSNEASIKYFLMGAFATGFLLFGIAFIYGSAGSFDLYKIHDFGVANATNVMFILGVLLILCALAFKVALAPFHMWSPDVYAGSPSLITAFMASVVKISGFFALFRLMTIGFAGVTHEWINVLGVFLIITLLLANVMGLAQTNAKRMLAYSSVSHAGYIGLVFFGMTSLSTYNLAFYLFAYALSTVGVFMCLIWVEKLKRETSFGAFKGLAKTEPLLATVAAISMLSMAGVPLTAGFMGKFALFSQAMNGAAFLVLVAVLGSALSIAYYLRLIIAMFFFKESTFKSSEKVTLTYNIVAVAVIALIIVLGVFPDLFAGMFGL from the coding sequence ATGAGTGTTTTAATTATTGTTTTCCTAACGGCAGTTGTTGCGTTATTTTCAGGAGTTTTTGAACAAGGAAAATTCGCAAGATACATTGGGATTTTGGGATTAATCATCGCATTGTACGTAAGTTTTATGCCTGAATGTTCGTTCTTCGATCATTACAAGCATATGTATGAATACAGTGCCAATACTGCATTATTCACTAAAATATCCATTGTAACAACATTATTACTATTCTTTTTGGGAGGTTTTGCATTTAGCAACCACAGAAGCCACCAGTCAGAATTATATGCATTGATGCTATTTGCATTATGTGGAGGGATTGTTCTTTTCGGATACCAGAATCTGGTAACCATGTTCTTAGGCGTTGAGATCCTTTCTATTCCTCTGTATGTAATGGCAGGTGCCAATAAAACAGATCTAAGATCAAACGAAGCTTCAATCAAGTATTTCTTAATGGGTGCATTTGCAACAGGTTTCCTACTGTTTGGTATTGCATTTATCTATGGAAGTGCAGGGAGCTTTGATCTCTATAAAATCCATGACTTTGGAGTAGCAAACGCTACCAATGTAATGTTTATCCTTGGGGTATTATTAATCCTTTGTGCATTGGCATTCAAAGTAGCATTAGCCCCTTTCCATATGTGGAGTCCTGATGTATATGCAGGTTCCCCATCATTAATCACAGCTTTTATGGCAAGTGTAGTAAAGATCTCCGGATTCTTTGCCCTATTCAGATTGATGACCATCGGTTTTGCAGGAGTAACTCATGAATGGATTAATGTTTTAGGAGTATTCTTAATCATTACTTTATTGCTGGCAAACGTTATGGGTCTTGCGCAGACGAATGCCAAAAGAATGTTGGCTTACTCTTCAGTTTCCCATGCAGGATACATCGGATTGGTATTCTTCGGAATGACAAGCCTTTCTACTTATAACTTGGCGTTCTATTTATTCGCTTATGCTTTATCTACAGTGGGAGTTTTCATGTGCTTGATCTGGGTAGAGAAATTAAAAAGAGAAACTTCATTCGGAGCCTTCAAAGGATTGGCAAAAACAGAGCCTTTACTGGCAACCGTAGCTGCAATCTCTATGCTTTCTATGGCAGGGGTTCCATTGACAGCCGGTTTTATGGGAAAATTTGCATTATTCTCCCAAGCGATGAACGGAGCAGCATTCTTGGTATTGGTAGCAGTACTAGGTTCCGCTTTATCTATCGCTTACTATTTAAGACTGATCATTGCGATGTTCTTCTTTAAAGAATCAACATTCAAGTCATCAGAAAAAGTAACATTGACTTACAATATTGTTGCAGTAGCAGTAATTGCTTTAATTATTGTACTGGGAGTTTTCCCGGATCTGTTTGCAGGAATGTTCGGATTATAA
- a CDS encoding GAF domain-containing protein, whose amino-acid sequence MANLYKKDSPFQVYISFKKYLDVLEHIRYNDRLEYRVNYAESLIERTKNFQELKDGFQDISLLDKHEDLIRLLLADLFPTGLTHNEIKAASIPLSNITFNYTERFKGILKDAGKDFEIELRNINDNEFYVFCCCLILQSYFKKDIKSTIPFYYDIPNKQGIMKHYKITVNSDFTEIYPTENAKIPDDDILDMLLENLDDFHLWKKYFPSQSWILKGFTIISLVDCTSEVALSDLKSSMIEIDPEDLNPNENLIEIFKSYFDVGELNFGLMTFNKKEQKLDKLPIYESLLTNHILDFWINTFDEETRKNTFNNISHNSKPVVVSNVNNLDENIKQLPSFKILKDNNVHSFMVIPIMKDGELLAIMEFTSPLAGSFNGLKLKKLEFFTDMILFSLSRFYFEKNYQIEAIIQREYTSIHDSVVWKFRNEAEKYFTASLGKKIYTLKQISFKNLTPLFGVSDIRSSSEKRFNLMLQDLNQQIEWLVDILTLTNSDSEKFALALDVFENELNNEIKADTEQRFQRLLREEIHPFLQGKLEVKSSREVKTKITDYFSQILSQTDLFYNHRKKLDDSITLLNRKLADMLDENQIKAQQIFPHYYERFKSDGVEHNLYIGTTIAPDLHYTSKVVHRLRYWQLKTICKMELEFQTFKKDLPVSLDIASLIFVYNEKIDIRFRMDEKRFDVDGAYNSYYEIIKKRLDKAHVKDSSERITAPGKITIVYFGMENQKEYLEYISKLQKKNILQQHIEFLKVEDLQGITGLLALRVSIAQDQSIK is encoded by the coding sequence TTGGCCAATCTTTACAAAAAAGACTCTCCCTTTCAGGTTTATATATCATTCAAAAAATATTTGGATGTACTGGAACATATCCGCTACAATGACCGCCTAGAATATAGGGTCAACTATGCTGAGTCTCTTATTGAAAGAACAAAAAATTTCCAGGAACTGAAAGATGGTTTTCAGGACATCAGTCTTCTGGATAAACATGAAGACCTCATCAGATTACTTCTTGCAGATCTTTTCCCCACAGGCCTTACTCATAATGAAATAAAGGCAGCGAGTATTCCTCTTTCCAATATTACCTTTAATTATACCGAAAGATTTAAAGGAATCCTTAAAGACGCCGGAAAAGATTTTGAAATAGAGCTCAGAAATATTAATGATAACGAATTTTATGTATTCTGCTGCTGCCTGATTCTTCAGAGCTACTTCAAAAAAGATATTAAAAGTACCATCCCTTTCTATTATGATATTCCCAATAAACAGGGAATCATGAAGCATTATAAAATTACAGTAAACTCAGACTTTACTGAAATTTATCCTACAGAAAATGCTAAAATTCCGGATGATGATATTCTCGATATGCTGTTGGAAAACCTGGATGATTTTCATCTGTGGAAAAAATATTTTCCCTCACAATCCTGGATACTGAAAGGCTTTACCATTATTTCCCTCGTGGATTGCACTTCTGAAGTTGCTTTGTCTGATCTTAAATCAAGCATGATAGAAATTGATCCCGAAGATTTAAATCCCAATGAAAATCTGATTGAAATTTTCAAGTCTTATTTTGATGTAGGAGAACTCAACTTTGGATTGATGACCTTTAACAAAAAGGAACAAAAACTTGATAAGCTTCCCATTTATGAAAGTTTACTCACTAATCATATCCTTGACTTTTGGATCAATACTTTTGACGAAGAAACCAGAAAAAACACATTCAATAACATAAGCCACAATTCAAAGCCCGTTGTTGTTTCCAATGTGAACAACCTGGATGAAAATATAAAACAGCTTCCATCTTTTAAAATTTTAAAAGATAATAATGTCCACAGTTTCATGGTAATTCCTATCATGAAAGACGGTGAACTGCTTGCTATCATGGAGTTCACCTCTCCCCTGGCCGGAAGTTTTAATGGTTTAAAACTCAAAAAACTGGAGTTTTTTACAGACATGATTCTTTTCTCGCTGAGCAGATTTTACTTTGAGAAAAATTATCAGATAGAAGCCATCATCCAACGTGAGTACACTTCCATCCACGACAGTGTAGTATGGAAATTCAGGAATGAGGCTGAAAAATATTTTACGGCCTCTCTTGGAAAAAAAATATATACTTTAAAGCAAATTTCCTTTAAAAATCTAACTCCATTATTCGGAGTATCAGATATTCGTTCTTCTTCTGAAAAACGCTTTAATCTAATGCTTCAGGACCTCAATCAACAGATTGAATGGTTAGTTGATATTTTGACCTTAACCAATTCTGATTCAGAAAAATTTGCCCTGGCCCTTGATGTTTTTGAAAATGAGCTGAACAATGAAATCAAAGCTGATACAGAACAGCGTTTTCAGAGATTATTGAGAGAGGAAATCCATCCATTCCTACAAGGTAAATTGGAAGTAAAGTCATCACGGGAAGTAAAAACAAAAATTACAGATTATTTTTCACAGATACTTTCCCAAACAGATTTGTTTTACAACCATAGAAAAAAACTGGATGATTCTATTACCCTTCTCAACAGAAAACTGGCAGATATGCTGGATGAAAACCAGATTAAGGCCCAACAAATCTTTCCTCACTACTATGAAAGATTCAAATCTGACGGTGTGGAGCATAATCTCTACATTGGAACTACTATTGCTCCGGATCTGCATTATACCTCAAAAGTTGTTCATAGATTAAGATACTGGCAACTTAAAACCATCTGTAAAATGGAACTGGAATTTCAGACCTTTAAAAAAGACTTACCGGTTTCGTTGGATATTGCTTCCCTGATCTTTGTATACAATGAAAAAATAGACATTCGTTTCAGAATGGACGAAAAACGTTTTGATGTAGACGGAGCCTACAATTCTTATTATGAAATCATCAAAAAACGTCTGGACAAAGCCCATGTAAAAGATTCTTCGGAAAGGATTACCGCTCCAGGAAAGATTACCATCGTCTATTTCGGGATGGAAAACCAAAAAGAATACCTGGAATACATCTCAAAACTACAAAAGAAGAATATTCTGCAGCAGCATATAGAATTTTTGAAAGTAGAAGACCTTCAGGGAATTACGGGATTGCTGGCGTTGAGGGTTTCTATCGCTCAGGATCAATCTATAAAATAA
- the nuoL gene encoding NADH-quinone oxidoreductase subunit L, whose translation MENLVYAIVLLPLLGFLINGLFGKNLPKMLVGSLATAAVFGSFCIAVSIFMNFNSESQPVIVKAFEWFRVNGVQINFGFQIDQLSLMMVMIITGIGSLIHLYSIGYMSHDKGFYKFFTYLNLFIFSMLLLVMGSNYLILFIGWEGVGLCSYLLIGFWYTNEEYGKAARKAFIMNRIGDLALLIGIFMIASQTNAVDYLSVAENASKFELDGTVIIFITASLFIGATGKSAQVPLYTWLPDAMAGPTPVSALIHAATMVTAGIYLVVRSNFLFTLAPTVQGGILLIGFLTAALAGFYALRQNDIKKVLAYSTVSQLGFMFIALGLGAYTTAMFHVMTHAFFKALLFLGAGSVIHAMSNEQDMRFMGGLKKYIPLTHATFLIGTLAISGFPLLSGMISKDEILVAAFAKNPIYWVILFVLAAMTATYMFRLYYLTFHGEFRGTEEQKHHLHESPANMTLPLIVLAILSVIGGFINLPHFIGHGHYAKLMEWLKPVLTEQSYSQMEATLSGVPFNTEMILLAATVLMFFTVWFIVRNTYVSKKKMAVAEENYTGWEKLSAKKLYVDELYNALIVKTVEGLGRGGKMFDKGILDRFVNFVGDGAEDSGKAMKRVQNGNVETYILIMSLAVGIILIVNFLLQ comes from the coding sequence ATGGAGAATTTAGTATATGCAATAGTACTTTTACCACTTTTAGGGTTTCTTATAAACGGTTTATTCGGGAAAAACCTTCCAAAAATGTTGGTAGGTTCCTTGGCCACTGCAGCAGTATTCGGATCTTTCTGTATCGCTGTAAGTATTTTCATGAATTTTAATTCTGAAAGCCAGCCTGTAATCGTAAAAGCTTTTGAATGGTTTAGAGTAAACGGAGTACAAATTAATTTTGGATTCCAGATTGATCAGCTTTCATTAATGATGGTAATGATCATCACAGGGATTGGTTCACTGATCCACTTATACTCTATCGGATATATGAGTCATGATAAAGGGTTCTATAAGTTTTTTACTTACCTGAATCTTTTCATCTTCTCAATGTTACTTTTAGTGATGGGAAGCAACTACCTTATCTTATTCATCGGATGGGAAGGAGTAGGTCTTTGTTCTTATCTATTGATTGGATTCTGGTACACCAATGAAGAATATGGTAAAGCGGCAAGAAAGGCTTTCATCATGAACAGAATTGGTGACCTTGCGTTATTGATCGGTATCTTTATGATTGCTTCTCAGACCAACGCTGTAGATTACCTTTCAGTAGCGGAAAACGCTTCAAAATTTGAATTAGACGGAACAGTGATCATCTTTATCACAGCGAGTTTATTCATCGGTGCTACCGGTAAATCTGCTCAGGTTCCTTTATATACCTGGTTACCGGACGCAATGGCGGGACCAACTCCTGTATCAGCATTAATCCACGCAGCAACGATGGTTACCGCAGGGATTTACCTGGTAGTGAGATCAAACTTCTTATTTACTTTGGCTCCTACAGTACAGGGAGGAATTTTATTAATCGGATTCTTAACTGCAGCTTTAGCAGGATTCTATGCACTACGTCAGAACGACATCAAAAAAGTATTGGCATACTCTACGGTTTCACAGCTTGGATTTATGTTCATCGCTTTAGGACTTGGAGCGTATACAACAGCAATGTTCCACGTAATGACACATGCATTCTTTAAAGCATTATTATTCTTGGGTGCAGGTTCTGTAATTCACGCTATGAGCAACGAACAGGATATGCGTTTCATGGGAGGTCTTAAAAAATATATTCCTCTTACCCACGCTACATTCCTTATCGGAACATTAGCCATCTCAGGTTTCCCTTTACTTTCAGGGATGATCTCTAAAGACGAAATTTTAGTAGCAGCTTTCGCTAAAAATCCAATCTATTGGGTAATCTTATTTGTTTTAGCGGCAATGACTGCAACGTATATGTTCAGACTATACTATTTGACATTCCACGGAGAATTCAGAGGTACGGAAGAACAGAAACACCACTTACACGAAAGCCCGGCAAATATGACATTACCATTGATCGTATTGGCTATTCTTTCTGTAATCGGTGGTTTCATCAACTTGCCACACTTCATCGGTCACGGGCACTATGCTAAACTGATGGAATGGTTAAAGCCGGTTCTTACGGAACAAAGCTACAGCCAGATGGAAGCTACTCTTTCCGGAGTACCTTTCAATACAGAAATGATATTATTAGCAGCAACAGTACTTATGTTCTTTACAGTATGGTTTATCGTTAGAAATACTTATGTAAGTAAGAAAAAAATGGCTGTTGCAGAAGAAAACTATACCGGATGGGAAAAGCTTTCTGCTAAGAAATTATACGTTGACGAACTTTACAACGCATTGATTGTAAAAACTGTTGAAGGATTAGGACGCGGAGGAAAGATGTTTGATAAGGGGATCTTAGACCGTTTTGTAAACTTTGTAGGTGATGGTGCTGAAGACAGCGGAAAAGCTATGAAGCGTGTTCAAAACGGAAATGTAGAGACGTATATTCTTATCATGTCTTTAGCTGTGGGAATTATATTAATTGTTAACTTTTTATTACAATAA
- a CDS encoding NuoM family protein codes for MSCLLLTLLLLPLVGSGLVFAWKSNSSKYLALGIALVQMLITFYILSDFDFTPTVDSVLQHEINYPWSQFMKSSLHFGIDGMSMLLLLLTNILTPIIILSAFNESVNYRNTFYGLILLMQFGLVGVFTSLDGLLFYIFWEVTLIPIWFIAGLWGQENKRFEFTTKFFVYTFVGSLFMLAGLIYVYNHSASFALTDLYNAQLNETQQTVVFWFIFFAFAVKLPVFPFHTWQPDTYTYSPTQGSMLLSGIMLKMAVYGVIRYLLPITPLPIAGISGQIVIILAIVGIVHGALIAIIQTDMKRIIAYSSFSHVGLMVAGIFASAVVTLRGTFNVEGAEGALVQTFAHGINVVGLFYCCDILYKRFKSRDIRQMGGLAKVAPKFAVLFLIIILGSMGVPLTNGFIGEFILLKSVYDFNGTAAVIAGLTVILCAVYLLRFYGKAMFGEGNAEVLSTAKDLSGVEFSVLASITVFVILLGIFPQPVIDMVSSSVKFIFTAMAN; via the coding sequence ATGTCTTGTTTATTATTAACATTATTACTATTACCTCTAGTAGGTTCGGGATTAGTTTTTGCATGGAAGAGTAATTCCAGCAAATATTTGGCGCTTGGAATTGCATTAGTACAAATGCTTATAACATTCTATATACTTTCGGATTTCGATTTTACTCCGACAGTAGACAGTGTATTGCAGCATGAGATCAATTATCCATGGTCACAATTTATGAAGAGCTCTCTTCACTTCGGTATCGATGGAATGAGCATGCTTCTTTTATTGCTGACTAACATTCTGACGCCAATCATTATTTTATCAGCTTTCAATGAAAGTGTAAACTACAGAAATACATTCTACGGTTTGATTCTGTTGATGCAATTCGGTCTTGTGGGAGTATTTACTTCTTTAGACGGATTATTGTTCTACATTTTCTGGGAAGTAACCCTGATTCCAATTTGGTTTATCGCCGGACTTTGGGGACAAGAGAATAAAAGGTTTGAATTCACTACAAAGTTCTTTGTATATACATTCGTAGGATCTTTATTTATGTTAGCCGGATTGATCTATGTGTACAACCACTCTGCATCATTCGCTTTAACGGATCTTTATAATGCACAACTGAACGAAACACAACAGACTGTGGTCTTCTGGTTTATTTTCTTTGCATTTGCAGTGAAATTACCGGTATTCCCTTTCCATACCTGGCAGCCTGATACCTATACCTACTCTCCTACTCAGGGATCAATGTTGTTATCAGGGATCATGCTTAAGATGGCTGTTTATGGCGTAATCCGTTATTTACTTCCAATCACTCCACTTCCTATTGCAGGAATTTCCGGACAGATTGTGATTATTCTTGCTATCGTAGGAATTGTTCACGGAGCATTGATTGCCATTATTCAAACAGATATGAAGAGAATCATTGCGTATTCATCTTTCTCTCACGTAGGATTGATGGTAGCAGGGATCTTCGCTTCAGCAGTAGTTACTTTAAGAGGAACTTTCAATGTTGAAGGAGCTGAAGGAGCTTTAGTACAAACGTTCGCTCACGGTATCAACGTGGTTGGATTATTCTACTGTTGTGATATTTTATACAAGAGATTTAAATCAAGAGACATCAGACAAATGGGAGGTTTAGCAAAAGTAGCTCCTAAGTTTGCTGTATTATTCTTGATTATTATATTAGGTTCAATGGGAGTTCCATTAACCAATGGATTTATCGGAGAATTTATTCTATTGAAATCTGTATATGATTTTAACGGAACTGCAGCGGTAATTGCTGGTCTTACAGTCATTCTTTGTGCAGTGTATTTATTGAGATTCTACGGAAAAGCAATGTTTGGAGAAGGAAATGCAGAAGTTTTAAGCACAGCGAAGGATTTATCAGGTGTAGAATTTTCTGTATTGGCAAGTATAACGGTTTTTGTGATCTTACTTGGTATTTTCCCACAACCGGTAATCGACATGGTGAGTAGTTCAGTGAAATTTATCTTCACGGCGATGGCCAACTAA
- a CDS encoding bestrophin family protein — MIVRQRTNWLKMLFIWRGSVLKKIVVQLISITLFSLAIYFFKGKIFDYKVHLNPTIFTLIGLALAIFMGFCNSASYDRFWEGRKLWGLLVIETRSLTRQILSLVNDASPEAKAEKQKIIKMISAFCWSLNYQLRDKSGTEHLSRLLSPEQVALLKDKKFVPSIILGFIADWINEQNKKGSIDTIVMTSMDHQLNQFSNISGGCERIYNTPLPFAYSVLLHRTVYLYCFWLPFGLVDSLGWMMPLIVLLISYTFIALDAIIQEIGEPFGEEENDLALNSICRTIEFSIFEQAEIPQGELKKPDSYFID, encoded by the coding sequence ATGATTGTCAGACAGCGTACCAATTGGCTGAAAATGTTATTTATATGGAGAGGATCTGTATTGAAGAAAATTGTAGTTCAGCTTATTAGCATCACACTGTTTTCCCTGGCAATCTATTTTTTCAAAGGAAAAATCTTTGATTATAAAGTCCATCTTAATCCTACGATCTTTACATTAATAGGATTGGCATTGGCTATTTTCATGGGATTTTGCAACTCTGCAAGTTATGACCGATTTTGGGAAGGGAGAAAACTTTGGGGGCTTCTTGTTATTGAAACAAGATCGTTAACAAGACAGATCTTATCTCTTGTAAATGATGCATCCCCTGAGGCTAAGGCTGAAAAACAAAAAATTATAAAGATGATCTCAGCATTCTGCTGGTCTCTGAACTATCAGCTGAGGGATAAATCCGGAACAGAGCATTTGTCCAGACTGTTATCTCCGGAACAGGTAGCGCTGCTAAAAGATAAAAAATTTGTTCCGAGCATTATTTTAGGTTTCATTGCCGATTGGATCAATGAACAGAATAAAAAAGGAAGTATTGATACCATTGTAATGACTTCCATGGATCATCAGCTGAATCAGTTTTCCAATATTTCCGGAGGATGTGAGAGAATTTATAATACACCATTACCTTTTGCCTACAGTGTTTTGCTGCACCGTACAGTTTATCTGTATTGCTTCTGGCTTCCTTTTGGTCTGGTAGATTCATTGGGCTGGATGATGCCTCTGATTGTTTTACTGATAAGCTATACCTTTATTGCCCTGGATGCTATTATTCAGGAAATTGGTGAACCTTTTGGGGAAGAGGAAAATGACCTTGCGCTGAACAGTATCTGCCGCACAATTGAGTTCTCTATTTTTGAACAGGCAGAAATTCCGCAAGGTGAACTGAAAAAGCCGGATTCTTATTTTATAGATTGA